GGAAAAGGATAGCTGTGTCAACAAATTCTTAGAATGCTCATCCTGATAATATCCTTCAGAAACATCCTGGAGCCAAACAGGGACTTAGCTAGAAACCACTTGCAACTTTTTGGcggtatggcatgaggcccttcgaccaaacctgccgaaaccacGCGACCAGTGGGGATTCAAGCCCGAGGCATCAAGGTTAGTCAGGGCGAAGCCCCcccatggcgaaggctatgAAACAAAGACGGCGAGAGGCGGGGAATCGCGCGGGTACCTTGCCGGGCTAGGGCCTCTTGGGCGAAGGATGTAGGGCGAAGAGTATATGCCGAAGGGAGACGACTTCGCCATAGCAAGTTCGCCCACGCGAGGACCGAAGAAGCCATTTCGGCCCTTCAAGCCTAGGGGCTATTGGGCTGACGATTGCCTGGCGGCCCATCAAGGGCCCATGAACCTCAATTACATTATGTacccatgtaaattcccctgtataaccaaaaccctagtagtaagaacctgtaatgggggctataaatagtcccataGGGCCTTGTAATAGGGggatcccaagaaaaattctcaatttaatacactttacttattttccaactactgttgagtgaccacgtctttcgacgtaagCTGTTGTCGAAactggcgccgaccgtggggacctccgagcgaaaacactgagagcgaatgccaccgaagagggtagtgaaggagaaggttacaAGGTGAAAGGAAAGCGAAGCCGGGGTGGAGATGGCCGCCGaagagggagcagagccttcggcgcgcgtcgccgaagatggaggagcgTCGTCTGCCTCCGCACCTGCGCCATCACTACCGCCTTCGGCTCCTGCCGCCTCTACGCAGGTGCCGAACACGGCTGACTTGGCGAAGGCAGCCATGGCGGCAAGGGTACTCCAGACCCGGGCAGCAAGCCAACTGCTAGTGCCTCAAGCCGCTCCgtcgcagccggcagcggcctcGACTGCTCTCGCCGCTATACAAGTCAACGCTGACCCCGAAATACAAACCGAAGTcgacatggaagccatgcgacAGAACATGACACGACTCTAAGACATGCTTCACCAGATGCAAGAACAGCAGCAGGCGTacgaggcggcgaggcggtccAAGGTCGCTTCGGCCCCAATCCTCCAGTATTCGGTAGGCTACGTCCCACCCCAAGTCTATCCACAAGCACCAATCCAGCCCCTTCCGCCACAAGTTACGCGAGCGCCAGTATACTTCGTCGGGCAGCCCTCGACCGCAGCGGTGCATCCAGCCCCTCACGTGCAACTACTAGCTCAGCCGATCGCTGCCCAAGTACACCCTCAACCGCCTGGCCAAGTGTCACAAACAATGGCAGAAGGGGCTTCCGCTCTGCAGGCGCAgctccaagctttccttcagcaagTCAGCCAACCTCACAGCATTTTAGGTACAACCCCTTCGGCCCACCCAGAGGAGAATACAAGTCAAGTTGCACCTAGTTGGTTGCCGTCGAATCAGACAGGTCTGGGGGCTTCGCCTTGGAGTCAAGGACCACAGTTCGACTTCATCAATGCTGCTCAGGCACCAACCGTTCGGCCGCAAGCACCAACGCCAGGCTTCGGAGCAAACCAAGCACCAAACCAGGTCGCCATGGCATGGTCCCAGCCAACGTTCGACCCATCCATGGTGGCTCAGCAAGCATCACCAATCGGAGCTGGGCAGCCGAATGCCATGGCCCAACCTTATGCGAAAGCCGTGATTTCGCCCTTCACTACGCCGTACCCGCAGCAAGGTGCCGTGAACAGGGCAGGgggcgaaaaggggctaccgctgagtgggggaatcaagacccgtccaatcccaccccagttcaagttcccacccgtcCCACGCTACTCAGGCGAAATTGACCCAAAGGAATTCCTCTCCATTTACGAGTCCGCGATCGAAGCGGCTCACGATgacgaaaataccaaggcaaaggtaatacatctcgatctagacggcatcgcccgttcttggtattTTAATTTGccagccaatagcatttactcatgggagcaattgcacgatgtctttgtccttaacttctgaggcacctatgaggagccgaagacgcagcaGCATCTACTCAGCATTCGCTAGAGGCcgggggagtcgataagggagtacatgcatcgcttctcgcaagcccggtgCCAAGTGCAAGACATAACCGAGGCGTCTGTCATAAACGCCGCTTCGGCCGGGGTACTCAAGggcgaactcacaagaaaaTTCGCCAACAAGGAGCCACAGACCCTTGAGCACCTacttcgcatcattgacgggTACGCAAGGGGCGAAGAGGATTCCAAGCGACGACAAGCAATACAAGCTGAGTGTGATAAGGCTTCCTTCGCCGCTGCCCAAGCCTAAGCACAAGCTCAGGTTGCCGAACCACCTCCCCTCGCTGTTCGCCAGCCTCAGATGGCGATCCAGGGACAACCGCCAAGGCAAGGCCAAGCCCCCATGACCTGGAGGAAGTTCAGAACCGACCGCgcgggcaaggctgtgatggATGTCGAAGAAGTAAAAGCCCTTCGCAAGGAGTTCGACACCCAGCAAGCAGGCAACCATCAGTAGCCTGTCCGAAAGAAGTTCCGAAAAGACCTCTACTGCGCCTCATggacgctcttcgcacaccacggAGCAATGCCAAAACATTTGGCAACGTGGCAACGCGCAAGATCCAAAGCCGCAGCATGGAGTAGCTGTCGAAGCACCTCGTGAAGCAGCTCAAGAACAAGCACCCCCGGCCGAACAGCACCAAGATGCGCATCGCAgagtaatccaagtgattacaagggccGACCCGCCGATCCAACTATCGAAGCGATAAAAGAAGATGCGGCTCCGAACGGTCCACAATATCACTTCGGTGGGCGAAGGGGCCCCGCAGTATCTGAACCAGCAAATCTCTTTTGGGCCGGGAGATGCCGAAGGAGTAatgttcccgcatcaagatTCTCTGGTGATCTCAGCCGAGATAGCTGGCTTGGAGGTCCAGCGAATCCTGGTCGACGGAGGCAGTTCGGCCGATGTCATCTTCGCCgaagcatatgccaagatggggtTGTCCACTCTAGCCCTTACCCTAGCACCAGCCTCGCTCCGTGGTTTCGACAGAGAAGCAGTTCAAGTTCTTGGCCTAACACAGTTGCTGGTAGCTTTCGGCACAGGGGAAAACAGACGCGAAGAGCAAGTATTATTCGACGTTGTGGACATCCCGTACAACTACAACGCCATCTTCGGCCATGCGACcttgaacaagttcgaagctATCTCCCACCACAATTATCCGAAGCTCAAGACGCTCGGCCCGGCGGGAGTGATCGTAGTCAAGGGGCTTCAGTCTTCGGCCTCTTCGAAAGGCGATCTGgccataatcaacagagcagtGCATAATGTTGAGGCCGAACCACATGACCGGGCGAAGCACGCGCCAAAGCCTGCCCCTCACGGCAAGATAATCAAGATGCAGATTGATGACGCCAACCCCACAAAGCTCGTATCGCTAgggggcgacatgggcgaagaagaGGCTGCGAACATCCTAGAGGTACTCAAGAAAAACAGTGATATCTTTGCCTAGGGCCCTGATGAGGTGGGAGGTGTTTCGAcagatctcatcatgcatcacctgGCAGTCAAGCCGGATGCCAAGCCAAGGAAACAGAAGCTGCGCAAGATGTCCGCTGATCGCcaagaagcagcaaaagccgaaGTCCAAAAATTGCTCAAGGCTGGGGTCATCCAAGAGATCGACCATCCTGAGTGGCTGGCGAATCCAGTGCTGGTGCGGAAATCAaacggcaaatggcgcatgtgtgtcgatttcacagaccTGAACAAGGCATGTCCGAAGGACGATTTTCCTTTGCCACGGATCGACCAACtcgtggattcaacagctggCTGCGAACTCATGAGTTTTTTGGATGCATATTCCGGCTAtcaccagatccacatgaacccGGCCGACATCCCCAAGATAGCCTTCATCACACCGTTCGGCACCTTTTGTCAtctcaggatgcctttcggcctGAGGAATGCCGGGGCAACCTTCGCCAGGCTGGTATACAAGGTCCTTTACAAGCAGTTAGGGTGAAATGTGGAAGCTTATGTCGACGATATCGTCGTAAAAAGCTGCAAGGCTTTCGACCACGCGTCCGACCTGCAGGAGACCTTCGACAACTTGCGCGCAGCGGGTATGAAACTGAATCctgagaagtgtgtttttggcattcgcgcaggcaagttgtTGGATTTCCTTTTTTCTGAAAGAGGCATCGAGGCGAATCCCGAGAAAATAGATGTcattcagcaaatgaagcccCCGTCGAGCGTAcgtgaagtacaaaagctcgcaggccgaattgcggcactcagtcgattcctctcaaaggcagccgaaagaggtttgcccttcttcaaggcCCTCC
Above is a window of Oryza sativa Japonica Group chromosome 10, ASM3414082v1 DNA encoding:
- the LOC136353518 gene encoding uncharacterized protein translates to MGLSTLALTLAPASLRGFDREAVQVLGLTQLLVAFGTGENRREEQVLFDVVDIPYNYNAIFGHATLNKFEAISHHNYPKLKTLGPAGVIVVKGLQSSASSKGDLAIINRAVHNVEAEPHDRAKHAPKPAPHGKIIKMQIDDANPTKLGPDEVGGVSTDLIMHHLAVKPDAKPRKQKLRKMSADRQEAAKAEVQKLLKAGVIQEIDHPEWLANPVLVRKSNGKWRMCVDFTDLNKACPKDDFPLPRIDQLVDSTAGCELMSFLDAYSGYHQIHMNPADIPKIAFITPFGTFCHLRMPFGLRNAGATFARLVYKVLYKQLG